A region of the Stieleria neptunia genome:
TCGCGGTGCAATCCGGGTGGGGACCGGCCTTTGCGGAGCGGTTTGATCGTCGCGCAAAGATTCTCAACTACGCGAAGAATGGAGCCACGCTTCAATCTCTGTCAAAGAAGCTGGATGACCTCGTCAGGCTCAAACCCGATTACGTTCTGATTCAGTTCGGCCATAATGACCAAAAACGATATGACACGACTGTCTACAGCGATCACCTGAGATCGTACGTGCAGCGCATCAGGAAGTCTGGCGGCAAAGCGGTGATCGTCAGTTCGGTCACCCGTCGCAGCTTCGGCGCTGACGGGAAGATCGTGTCCAACTTGATCAAAAACGAAAAGTACAGCTTCCAAGGGACGCTGACAGACTACGCAAATGCCGCCGAAGCGGTGGCGGGCGAATTGAACTTGCCATTCATCGATCTGCACCGATCCAGCATCGCGCACCACAACAAGATCGGCCGCCAGCAGAGCATGGCCTACAATTTCAAAGAGGGCGACACCACCCACTTCAATCAAAAAGGGGCGGAGGCGATCACGGATTTG
Encoded here:
- a CDS encoding rhamnogalacturonan acetylesterase yields the protein MKNVLAIALILVTSAVCQAQEEAVVVGLIGDSTVAVQSGWGPAFAERFDRRAKILNYAKNGATLQSLSKKLDDLVRLKPDYVLIQFGHNDQKRYDTTVYSDHLRSYVQRIRKSGGKAVIVSSVTRRSFGADGKIVSNLIKNEKYSFQGTLTDYANAAEAVAGELNLPFIDLHRSSIAHHNKIGRQQSMAYNFKEGDTTHFNQKGAEAITDLILDELKTEVPELATFLKVAGPQTNESNQPL